The segment GGCAGGATCAGCATCTTGGGCGGCGGGGGATAGTCGCCCTGTCTCAGTCTCGCCATAAGGGCGTCGTCCCGGTCGACGGCGGCGCGGCTCTGCTCCTCGATGGATGCGATGGAGGGGGTATACTCGTTGGTGATCACGCTGTCCAGGGGGCCGCTTTCCGTCACGCGCAGCCAGCTGTATACGAAATTGAATCCGTTTTCCTCGATGAAATCCAGCAGGTCCAGGAAGACGTCCCGTTGAATACGCTTTTCGAAGAGCAAGGGCCTTTGCCCCTGGCGGACCGGCCCGAGAATGATGCCGCCGTTGTTGGCGATGACGTAAAGCCGGTCGAACAATTGCCGCGCATCGCTGAAAGGCTCGCAGCTGCGGTCGATGTTGCGACCGCTCACGGAACTCACGACCAGGCCCTGTTCGAGGGCGGCTTCGATGGCGTGCAGCCCCTCGGAGGAGGGCTTGCCGTCGGGCAACAGCGCCGTGTCGTCCTGGTCGAAGGCGATCAGCTTGATTTCAGGGGTTTCGTCGCTGGCTTTCGGTACTGCTTTCGGTACTTCCGCGGTCATGGCGTCCCTTTCCGAACCTTCAGGTTTCTGTTTCACTATCCTTCAGTCGCTTTCCAAGGCTCCCGCCTGGATGATAACGGGCGAAGTCCTCCCGGGAAAATCCGCGGCCGGCCTTCAGCGCCATGGCAAGCCCGTCGGCCGCGGCGAGTTGACAGGACGTGCTCGCCGTCGGCGCGAGGCCGAGGGGGCCGGCCTCGCCCGCCACGGGCACGTGCAGGATTGCCGCGCTCGACCGGGCCAGACTGGATGAAGGGTCCCCCGTGATGGCAATGATTGTCGCCCCATTGGCGATGAGGGTCTGCACGGCGGCCATCAGTTCCGCGG is part of the Gemmatimonadota bacterium genome and harbors:
- a CDS encoding HAD hydrolase family protein, giving the protein MKQKPEGSERDAMTAEVPKAVPKASDETPEIKLIAFDQDDTALLPDGKPSSEGLHAIEAALEQGLVVSSVSGRNIDRSCEPFSDARQLFDRLYVIANNGGIILGPVRQGQRPLLFEKRIQRDVFLDLLDFIEENGFNFVYSWLRVTESGPLDSVITNEYTPSIASIEEQSRAAVDRDDALMARLRQGDYPPPPKMLILPGLDRREAVLADLNARFASRLYLVKTNPDRIEAMHADVNKKVAVEFVAREHGISMDHVMAVGDGDNDLPMLFNAGLGVIMENAQDAVKDAGRAQGLVIAPPNHENGFAWAIRRYALNNGH